Proteins encoded within one genomic window of Lysinibacillus sphaericus:
- a CDS encoding thioredoxin family protein, translated as MESKESDLLMKTITTAEQFNELISGEQKVLVKFYAGWCPDCTRMNMFIDPIIEEYNQFDWYELNRDELPEIADKYDVMGIPSLLIFQNGEKLAHLHSANAKTPQQVTDFLAAQQ; from the coding sequence ATGGAAAGCAAGGAGAGTGATTTACTAATGAAAACAATAACAACTGCAGAACAATTTAATGAGCTTATTTCTGGTGAACAAAAAGTACTTGTAAAATTTTATGCTGGATGGTGCCCAGATTGCACACGTATGAATATGTTCATCGACCCAATTATTGAAGAATACAACCAATTTGATTGGTATGAGCTTAACCGTGACGAGCTGCCAGAAATCGCTGATAAATACGATGTAATGGGTATTCCAAGTTTATTAATTTTCCAAAACGGTGAAAAATTAGCCCACTTACATAGTGCGAACGCTAAAACACCACAACAAGTTACGGATTTTTTAGCTGCTCAACAATAA
- a CDS encoding 3-hydroxyacyl-CoA dehydrogenase/enoyl-CoA hydratase family protein, whose translation MTYNIKKAAVLGSGVMGSGIAAHLANIGIPTLLLDIAPKELTKEEEAKGLTLAHPAVRNRFVNGALQKLLKQKPAPLTSKKNLSLLTVGNFEDDLDKLKDVDWIIEVVVENLAIKQSLYEKIDAVRTPGTIISSNTSGISINAMAEGRSEDFQQHFLGTHFFNPPRYLKLLEVIPATTTAPDVVDFMKKFGEDILGKGVVLAKDTPNFIANRIGTYGLLITLQQMMQGGYSVGEVDSVTGPLIGRPKSATFRTLDVVGLDTFIHVAKNVYDQTTGEEQQVFAVPEFLQRMVTNGWLGAKSGQGFFQKQGKEILEIDPHTLAYSPAKKLQTPSIEMAKQTRGLANKVKTLTYAKDRTGELLWGIFAPTLIYSAQLHGEIADDIVAIDNAMKWGFGWQQGPFEIWDAIGVTESVAKMEAEGREVPLFVKDMLAQGFTTFYSEIDGDVAYYNGSQYVKVPVNEKEINLKRYKKKHGVIKSNSGASLIDLGDGIALLEFHSQSNAIGLDIIQMINYAIDEVEANYKGLVIGNQGKNFCVGANLGMILVEAQDDNIFELDFVIKAFQDAMQKIKYSRKPVVAAPFAMTLGGGAEVCLPAAHIQATMETYMGLVEVGVGLIPGGGGNKALYQKFLKGLPHGVEVDYQQIANKVFETIAMAKVSTSGEEARDNNFLNFADGISVNADHQIYDAKQAALALYEAGYQPPVPTKVPVVGASGYGTLLIGAQGMFESGFISEHDLKIAKKLAYVIAGGKVPYGTLVDEQYLLNLEREAFLSLVADPLSQQRMQHMLLKGKPLRN comes from the coding sequence GTGACTTACAACATTAAAAAAGCGGCTGTTCTAGGTTCTGGGGTAATGGGTTCTGGAATTGCAGCACATTTAGCAAACATCGGTATTCCAACATTATTATTAGACATTGCACCGAAGGAACTAACGAAAGAGGAGGAAGCAAAGGGGCTTACGTTAGCACATCCAGCTGTAAGAAACCGCTTTGTAAATGGGGCTCTTCAAAAGTTATTAAAGCAAAAACCAGCACCACTTACTTCTAAGAAAAATTTATCGCTTCTAACGGTGGGAAATTTTGAAGACGATTTAGACAAACTGAAAGATGTCGATTGGATAATTGAAGTTGTTGTAGAAAATCTAGCGATTAAACAAAGCCTGTATGAAAAAATTGATGCTGTTCGTACGCCAGGTACAATAATCAGTTCTAATACATCGGGCATTAGCATTAATGCGATGGCTGAAGGACGTTCAGAAGATTTCCAACAACATTTTTTAGGGACACACTTCTTCAACCCTCCACGCTATTTAAAATTACTTGAAGTAATCCCGGCAACAACAACTGCACCAGACGTTGTTGACTTTATGAAAAAATTTGGTGAGGACATTCTTGGGAAAGGTGTTGTCTTGGCTAAGGATACACCAAACTTTATTGCCAATCGCATCGGCACATACGGTCTGTTAATCACTTTACAGCAAATGATGCAAGGTGGTTATTCAGTCGGAGAGGTAGATTCAGTGACAGGGCCGCTCATTGGTCGCCCAAAATCAGCTACCTTCCGTACATTAGATGTTGTTGGCTTAGATACATTTATTCATGTGGCAAAAAATGTATATGACCAAACGACAGGAGAGGAACAGCAAGTATTTGCAGTACCTGAGTTCCTACAAAGAATGGTTACGAACGGCTGGCTAGGTGCAAAGTCTGGTCAAGGTTTCTTCCAAAAGCAAGGAAAAGAAATTTTAGAAATTGACCCACATACTTTAGCTTATAGTCCAGCTAAAAAATTACAAACACCTTCGATTGAAATGGCGAAACAAACGCGCGGACTAGCGAACAAAGTGAAGACATTAACATACGCAAAAGATCGTACAGGTGAGCTTTTATGGGGAATTTTTGCACCTACACTAATTTACTCTGCGCAGTTACATGGTGAAATTGCTGATGATATCGTCGCAATAGATAATGCCATGAAGTGGGGATTCGGCTGGCAGCAAGGCCCATTTGAAATTTGGGATGCTATTGGTGTAACAGAATCTGTTGCGAAAATGGAAGCAGAAGGTCGAGAAGTTCCATTATTTGTGAAAGATATGTTAGCGCAGGGCTTTACTACATTCTATTCAGAAATAGATGGTGACGTAGCGTATTATAACGGCTCACAATACGTGAAAGTTCCAGTGAATGAGAAAGAAATTAACTTAAAGCGTTATAAGAAAAAACATGGTGTTATTAAGTCCAATAGCGGTGCTAGCTTAATAGATTTGGGTGACGGTATTGCGTTACTAGAGTTCCATTCCCAATCCAATGCCATTGGTTTAGATATTATTCAAATGATTAACTACGCGATAGACGAAGTAGAAGCAAATTATAAAGGCTTGGTAATCGGAAACCAAGGTAAAAACTTCTGTGTCGGAGCGAACTTAGGCATGATTTTAGTAGAAGCACAGGATGATAACATCTTCGAACTGGATTTTGTTATTAAAGCATTCCAAGATGCTATGCAAAAAATAAAATATTCAAGAAAACCAGTTGTCGCTGCACCGTTCGCTATGACATTAGGTGGGGGCGCAGAAGTATGCTTACCTGCTGCACATATCCAAGCGACAATGGAAACTTATATGGGCTTAGTAGAAGTCGGTGTTGGCTTAATTCCTGGGGGTGGCGGTAACAAAGCACTCTACCAAAAATTCTTAAAAGGCTTACCGCATGGTGTGGAAGTAGATTATCAACAAATTGCCAATAAAGTATTTGAAACAATTGCTATGGCGAAAGTATCAACTTCAGGTGAGGAAGCACGAGACAATAATTTCCTAAACTTTGCAGATGGTATTTCAGTCAATGCAGATCACCAAATTTATGATGCAAAGCAGGCTGCTTTGGCACTCTATGAGGCAGGCTACCAACCACCGGTGCCAACAAAAGTTCCTGTTGTCGGTGCATCAGGCTATGGTACGTTACTAATCGGTGCTCAAGGGATGTTTGAATCAGGTTTCATCAGTGAACATGATTTAAAAATTGCCAAGAAGTTAGCGTATGTTATTGCAGGTGGAAAAGTACCATACGGCACATTAGTAGATGAACAATATCTATTAAACTTAGAACGTGAAGCATTCTTAAGTCTAGTAGCAGATCCACTATCGCAGCAAAGAATGCAACATATGTTGTTAAAGGGAAAACCACTTCGTAACTAA
- a CDS encoding acetyl-CoA C-acetyltransferase, translating to MREAVIVAGARTPIGKAKKGSLATVRPDDFGAAVVKETLKRAGYEGPIDDLILGCAMPEAEQGMNVARSIGALAGLPDTTPALTINRFCSSGLQAIAYAAERIMLGHSKAILAGGVESMSMVPMVGNTPRLNPTLAETAPQYYMGMGHTAEEVARQYNVSREDQDAFAVRSHVLAEKAIQEGKFNDEIVPIEVEQHYVDANNKLQVKKFTFSMDEGVRPGTSVEGLAKLRPAFHVKGSVTAGNASQTSDGAAAVLVMDREEAEKQGMTPMAKFLGFAVGGVPPEVMGIGPIVAVPKALDIAGLSIEDIDLWEINEAFASQSLQVVRHLGIDQEKVNVNGGAIALGHPLGATGAILTLKLIHELKRQGKKYGVVTMCIGGGMGAAGVFEIL from the coding sequence ATGCGTGAAGCCGTTATTGTAGCAGGAGCACGAACTCCTATTGGAAAAGCGAAAAAAGGTTCATTAGCAACAGTAAGACCAGATGATTTTGGAGCAGCAGTTGTCAAAGAGACATTGAAAAGAGCGGGCTATGAAGGGCCTATTGATGACTTAATTTTAGGGTGTGCAATGCCTGAAGCAGAGCAAGGCATGAATGTTGCACGTAGCATTGGTGCACTTGCAGGGCTACCGGATACGACACCTGCTTTGACTATTAATCGTTTTTGTTCATCGGGTTTACAGGCAATAGCGTATGCAGCTGAACGGATTATGCTTGGTCATTCAAAGGCAATTCTTGCTGGCGGTGTTGAGTCTATGAGTATGGTACCAATGGTAGGGAATACACCACGCTTAAATCCAACATTAGCAGAAACAGCCCCTCAATATTATATGGGGATGGGACATACAGCAGAGGAAGTCGCACGACAGTATAATGTTAGCCGTGAAGATCAAGATGCATTTGCGGTACGCTCGCATGTGCTTGCAGAAAAAGCAATTCAAGAAGGTAAATTTAATGATGAAATCGTCCCAATTGAAGTAGAACAACATTATGTGGATGCTAATAATAAACTACAGGTGAAAAAATTTACTTTCAGTATGGATGAGGGGGTCCGCCCTGGCACATCTGTAGAAGGTTTAGCGAAACTTCGTCCTGCCTTTCATGTAAAAGGTAGTGTGACAGCAGGTAACGCTTCGCAAACTTCTGATGGTGCAGCAGCAGTTCTGGTGATGGATCGAGAGGAAGCTGAAAAGCAAGGGATGACACCAATGGCGAAGTTTTTAGGCTTTGCGGTAGGTGGTGTTCCTCCAGAAGTGATGGGAATCGGTCCAATCGTTGCAGTACCGAAAGCACTTGATATTGCCGGTTTATCTATAGAGGACATCGATTTGTGGGAAATTAACGAAGCATTTGCTTCGCAGTCTTTACAAGTTGTACGTCATTTAGGCATCGACCAAGAGAAAGTGAATGTCAATGGTGGCGCAATTGCATTAGGACATCCACTTGGCGCAACCGGCGCAATTTTAACATTAAAACTTATTCATGAGCTGAAACGTCAAGGTAAAAAATATGGAGTTGTCACAATGTGTATCGGCGGCGGTATGGGCGCAGCTGGGGTATTTGAAATTCTATAA
- a CDS encoding acyl-CoA dehydrogenase family protein encodes MTEKTTDIIKGGGFIIEDVALDRVFTPEDFTDEQKMIAKTTEEYVANEVLPVVENLEHHEFEHSVRLLKTAGELGLLAADVPEEYEGLGLDKISSALIAEKMSVAGGFSITHGAHVGIGSLPIVLFGNEEQKQKYLPKLASGELIAAYALTEPGSGSDALGAKTTAKLNAAGTHYVLNGEKQWITNAGFADVFVVYAKIDGDKFSAFIVERAYNGVSVGPEEKKMGIKSSSTRTLVLEDAEVPVENLLGEVGRGHVIAFNILNIGRYKLGVGTIGGSKRALELAIQYTNQRQQFKTKLSDFNLTKEKLSTMASQLYASESLNYRTVGLFEDRLSQLSPEEQKQGKVIANAIAEYAIECSIAKVFGSETLDYIADEAVQLHGGYGFMAEYEVERIYRDSRINRIFEGTNEINRMIVPGTFMKKALKGELPLLQVAQNLQQELLMMMPEEVGTEPLAQEKYLVKNAKKIAVLAAGMAAQRYGAKLDQEQEVLVNIANIANQLFAMESAVLRTEKAIAREGAEKSQQKLLYTQIFCQEAFAEIEKEAKDTILASADGDAARMTLSALRKLTRNNPYNLIAKKREASVKLIEAEKFIV; translated from the coding sequence ATGACAGAAAAAACTACAGATATCATTAAAGGCGGCGGATTTATTATTGAGGATGTGGCGTTAGATCGCGTATTTACACCTGAAGATTTTACTGATGAGCAAAAAATGATCGCCAAAACAACGGAAGAGTACGTTGCGAATGAAGTATTACCTGTCGTTGAAAACTTAGAACATCATGAGTTCGAACATTCAGTACGTTTACTAAAAACCGCTGGTGAGCTAGGCCTATTAGCGGCGGATGTACCAGAAGAATATGAAGGTCTTGGTTTAGATAAAATTTCTTCAGCATTAATCGCAGAAAAAATGTCTGTAGCAGGTGGTTTCTCGATTACACATGGTGCGCATGTGGGGATTGGTTCATTACCGATTGTGCTTTTCGGGAATGAAGAGCAAAAGCAAAAGTATTTACCAAAGCTTGCTTCAGGTGAGTTAATTGCAGCTTATGCTTTAACAGAGCCAGGTTCAGGTTCCGATGCATTAGGTGCTAAAACGACTGCCAAGCTAAATGCTGCCGGTACTCATTATGTTTTAAATGGTGAAAAACAATGGATTACAAACGCTGGATTTGCTGACGTATTTGTTGTGTATGCAAAAATCGATGGCGATAAATTCTCGGCATTTATCGTAGAACGTGCATATAACGGTGTTTCTGTTGGGCCAGAAGAAAAGAAAATGGGTATTAAATCTTCATCAACTCGTACATTAGTGCTTGAAGATGCAGAAGTACCTGTTGAAAATCTGCTTGGTGAAGTAGGTCGAGGACACGTCATTGCCTTTAACATTTTAAATATCGGTCGCTATAAATTAGGTGTCGGTACAATCGGTGGCTCAAAACGTGCATTAGAGCTAGCGATTCAATATACGAACCAACGTCAGCAATTTAAAACAAAGCTTTCTGATTTCAACCTAACAAAAGAAAAGCTATCGACTATGGCGTCTCAATTATATGCGTCAGAATCATTAAATTATCGTACAGTGGGATTATTTGAAGATCGTCTAAGTCAATTGAGCCCTGAAGAACAAAAGCAAGGGAAAGTCATTGCCAATGCAATTGCAGAATATGCAATTGAATGTTCGATTGCGAAAGTGTTTGGGTCAGAAACATTGGATTATATTGCTGATGAAGCGGTGCAATTACATGGTGGCTATGGCTTTATGGCAGAATATGAGGTAGAGCGCATTTATCGCGACTCTCGAATTAACCGCATTTTCGAAGGAACAAATGAAATTAACCGCATGATTGTGCCTGGCACATTTATGAAAAAAGCATTAAAAGGCGAATTGCCATTATTGCAAGTCGCACAAAATTTACAACAAGAATTGCTGATGATGATGCCAGAAGAAGTAGGTACAGAACCACTAGCACAAGAAAAATACCTTGTAAAAAATGCTAAGAAAATCGCTGTGTTAGCAGCAGGTATGGCAGCACAACGCTACGGTGCGAAGCTTGACCAAGAGCAAGAAGTATTGGTAAATATCGCGAATATCGCAAACCAACTATTTGCTATGGAGTCTGCTGTGTTACGTACAGAAAAAGCGATTGCACGTGAGGGTGCAGAAAAATCACAACAAAAATTACTTTACACGCAAATTTTCTGCCAAGAAGCATTTGCAGAAATTGAGAAAGAGGCAAAAGATACAATTCTTGCTTCAGCTGATGGAGATGCTGCACGGATGACATTGTCAGCGCTTCGCAAACTGACTCGCAACAACCCTTATAACCTTATTGCTAAAAAACGTGAAGCTTCCGTTAAACTTATCGAAGCAGAAAAATTTATCGTATAA
- a CDS encoding arsenate reductase family protein → MIQFIHYPKCTTCKKAQKWLNDNGVSYEEVHIVEQAPTKEQLKQYWQESGLPLKKFFNTSGMKYRELGLKDKLAEMPEDEQLTLLASDGMLIKRPIVTDGKKVTLGFKETEFEQAWK, encoded by the coding sequence ATGATTCAATTTATCCATTATCCTAAATGTACAACTTGTAAAAAAGCACAGAAGTGGTTAAACGACAATGGCGTTTCATACGAAGAGGTACACATCGTTGAACAAGCACCTACGAAAGAACAATTAAAGCAATATTGGCAAGAGAGCGGGTTGCCACTGAAGAAGTTTTTTAACACTTCTGGCATGAAATACCGTGAACTTGGATTGAAGGATAAATTGGCGGAAATGCCGGAAGATGAGCAACTTACACTGCTTGCGTCAGATGGTATGCTAATTAAACGACCAATCGTGACAGATGGAAAAAAAGTAACGTTAGGTTTTAAAGAAACAGAATTTGAGCAAGCTTGGAAATAA
- the gcvH gene encoding glycine cleavage system protein GcvH: MSTPKDLRYSEEHEWVKLEDGKVRIGISHFAQSELGDIVFVELPQVGDEIKTDDPFGSVESVKTVSELYAPISGTVVEVNADLEDSPEFVNESPYEKAWMIVVEPADASEIENLMTAEQYEKLIAE, from the coding sequence ATGAGCACACCTAAAGACTTACGTTACTCTGAAGAACATGAATGGGTAAAATTAGAAGATGGTAAAGTACGTATCGGTATTTCTCACTTCGCACAATCAGAACTAGGAGATATCGTTTTCGTTGAGCTTCCACAAGTTGGCGACGAAATTAAAACAGATGATCCATTCGGAAGCGTAGAATCAGTAAAAACTGTTTCTGAACTTTACGCACCAATTTCAGGTACTGTAGTTGAAGTAAATGCAGACTTAGAAGATAGCCCAGAATTCGTAAATGAATCACCATATGAAAAAGCATGGATGATCGTTGTAGAGCCTGCTGATGCATCAGAGATTGAAAACCTTATGACAGCTGAGCAATACGAAAAATTGATTGCAGAATAA
- a CDS encoding thioredoxin family protein, with protein sequence MEEWSKEQWETAVQSGDKTAFYLYTPMCGTCAVASKMMNIIEQLLPEVKIGKANINFLEQIAFDFQIESVPCLLVSDGGEVIEKIYAFQSVPFLYELLKKPID encoded by the coding sequence ATGGAAGAATGGTCAAAAGAGCAGTGGGAAACGGCTGTACAGTCTGGAGACAAAACTGCCTTTTATTTATATACACCGATGTGCGGAACTTGTGCCGTTGCATCTAAAATGATGAATATCATTGAACAGTTACTGCCAGAGGTAAAAATAGGCAAGGCAAATATCAATTTTTTAGAACAAATAGCTTTTGATTTTCAAATTGAAAGTGTACCTTGTTTACTTGTTAGCGATGGAGGAGAGGTTATTGAAAAGATTTATGCCTTTCAATCCGTACCATTTTTATACGAATTGTTAAAAAAACCAATTGACTGA
- a CDS encoding methionine ABC transporter ATP-binding protein — protein MIQLQNITKKYKTANGELIAVKDVNLSINKGEIFGIIGYSGAGKSTMIRLLNGLEKPTTGTVKVNNQEFSSIKGQKLRDARQKVSMIFQHFNLLWSRTVAENIAFPLEIAGVSKREREARVKELIALVGLEGRDKAYPSQLSGGQKQRVGIARALANNPEVLLCDEATSALDPETTDAILDLLVDINERLGLTIVLITHEMHVIRKICHRVAVMEAGEIVERGEVLQVFQAPQAAITKKFVSQITDTKETQETVAQLRANYPTGQLVKLVFVGEKTEQPVISHLVKQFDVEISIVHGNISQTKNGAYGTLVVQIDGSETNVAAALNYLNTVEVQTEVIADAN, from the coding sequence ATGATACAGCTTCAAAATATTACGAAGAAATACAAAACCGCAAATGGCGAATTGATTGCTGTCAAAGATGTAAATCTTTCGATTAACAAAGGTGAAATTTTTGGCATTATCGGCTACAGTGGTGCTGGTAAAAGTACGATGATTCGTTTATTAAACGGTTTAGAAAAACCTACTACAGGTACAGTGAAGGTCAATAATCAAGAATTTTCATCTATTAAGGGGCAAAAGCTCCGTGATGCTAGACAAAAGGTAAGTATGATTTTCCAACATTTTAACTTACTTTGGTCCCGAACAGTGGCAGAAAACATTGCTTTTCCACTAGAAATAGCAGGCGTTTCTAAGCGTGAGCGAGAAGCACGCGTGAAAGAACTAATTGCACTCGTTGGCTTAGAAGGTCGCGATAAAGCGTATCCTTCACAGCTATCAGGTGGTCAAAAGCAACGGGTTGGTATAGCGCGAGCCCTTGCCAATAATCCAGAAGTTTTGTTATGTGACGAAGCTACATCTGCACTTGATCCAGAAACTACAGATGCAATTCTCGATTTACTAGTTGATATTAATGAACGATTAGGCTTAACCATTGTGTTAATTACGCATGAAATGCATGTTATTCGCAAAATTTGTCATCGTGTGGCGGTGATGGAAGCTGGAGAAATTGTAGAGCGCGGTGAAGTATTGCAAGTGTTCCAAGCACCTCAAGCGGCAATTACAAAAAAATTCGTCTCTCAAATTACTGATACGAAGGAAACGCAGGAGACTGTTGCACAGCTTAGAGCGAATTATCCTACAGGGCAATTGGTCAAGCTTGTCTTTGTAGGAGAAAAAACAGAGCAGCCCGTAATATCGCATTTAGTGAAGCAGTTTGATGTAGAAATTAGTATTGTTCATGGTAATATCTCACAAACTAAAAACGGCGCATACGGCACACTTGTTGTGCAGATTGATGGCTCAGAGACAAATGTAGCAGCTGCATTAAATTATTTGAATACAGTTGAAGTACAAACGGAGGTGATTGCAGATGCTAACTAA
- a CDS encoding methionine ABC transporter permease, with product MLTNLFPNVDWEKMWSATYETLYMTTISTVITFILGLAIGIILFLTSPNQLWANKIVNFLTGSIVNIFRSIPFIVLIILLIPFTKFLLGTIRGADAALPALIIGAAPFYARMVLIALREIDKGVIEAARSMGAKTSTIIWKVLIPESLPALISGITVTAVALVGYTAMAGIIGAGGLGNLAFLDGFQRNRQDVTLMATILILVVVFIIQWIGDMITSKTDKR from the coding sequence ATGCTAACTAATCTCTTTCCGAATGTCGACTGGGAAAAAATGTGGTCTGCCACATATGAAACACTTTATATGACCACTATCTCAACGGTCATCACGTTCATACTTGGTTTAGCCATTGGTATTATCCTCTTTTTAACGAGCCCGAACCAACTATGGGCAAATAAAATCGTAAACTTTTTAACGGGGTCAATCGTCAATATATTCCGTTCGATACCATTTATCGTGTTAATTATTTTACTAATACCGTTTACAAAGTTTTTACTTGGAACAATCCGTGGAGCAGATGCAGCTTTACCAGCACTTATTATCGGTGCAGCACCATTCTATGCACGAATGGTATTAATTGCACTACGAGAAATTGATAAGGGCGTTATAGAAGCAGCGCGCTCAATGGGTGCAAAAACGTCCACGATTATATGGAAAGTACTAATTCCAGAATCATTACCAGCACTTATTTCTGGGATTACGGTAACGGCTGTTGCCCTTGTTGGCTATACAGCAATGGCTGGTATTATTGGTGCTGGCGGTCTAGGAAACTTAGCCTTTTTAGATGGCTTCCAACGTAATCGCCAAGATGTGACATTAATGGCAACTATTTTGATCTTAGTAGTCGTATTTATTATCCAATGGATTGGCGATATGATTACTTCGAAAACAGACAAACGTTAA
- a CDS encoding MetQ/NlpA family ABC transporter substrate-binding protein: MKKLLAGLFLSVLVLALAACGAGNKDEAGSTTGDKADDSAKTEEKVTLKIGASNTPHAVILEKAKPILAKEGIDLEIETYQDYVLPNQDLDSGTIDANYFQHIPYLNLQIKDNDYDFVNAGGVHIEPIGIYSKKYKSLEDLPKGATILLSNSVSDHGRMLSLLEAKGLIKLKDGIDKTAAEIKDIVDNPKDFKFDANTAPELLVQMFENEEGDAVLINSNYAIDNGLNPIKDAIALEDKESPYVNIIAVRAGDENKPEIKKLLEVLTSKEIQDFILDEWKGAVVPVK; this comes from the coding sequence ATGAAGAAGTTATTAGCAGGATTATTTTTATCAGTACTTGTACTAGCTTTAGCAGCTTGTGGTGCTGGTAACAAAGATGAAGCAGGTTCAACAACTGGAGATAAGGCAGACGACAGTGCAAAAACTGAAGAAAAAGTAACATTAAAAATAGGTGCTTCTAACACACCTCACGCAGTTATTTTAGAAAAAGCAAAACCGATTTTAGCTAAAGAAGGCATTGACTTAGAAATCGAAACATACCAAGATTATGTATTACCAAACCAAGATTTAGATTCTGGAACAATTGATGCAAACTATTTCCAACATATCCCTTATTTAAATTTACAAATTAAAGATAATGACTATGATTTTGTAAATGCTGGCGGTGTACACATCGAGCCAATCGGTATTTACTCTAAAAAATATAAATCTCTTGAAGACCTTCCTAAAGGTGCAACAATCTTATTATCTAATTCTGTTTCAGACCATGGTCGTATGCTGTCATTATTAGAAGCAAAAGGCTTAATTAAATTAAAAGATGGTATCGATAAAACTGCAGCTGAAATTAAAGATATTGTAGATAATCCGAAAGACTTTAAATTTGATGCGAATACTGCACCAGAACTACTTGTTCAAATGTTTGAAAACGAAGAAGGCGACGCAGTCCTTATCAACTCAAACTACGCAATCGATAATGGCTTAAACCCAATCAAAGATGCGATTGCTTTAGAAGATAAAGAATCTCCATATGTTAATATTATTGCAGTACGTGCTGGAGATGAAAATAAACCAGAAATTAAAAAATTATTAGAAGTATTAACTTCTAAAGAAATCCAAGACTTCATTCTGGATGAATGGAAAGGCGCAGTAGTACCAGTTAAATAA